A single region of the Saprospiraceae bacterium genome encodes:
- a CDS encoding HAMP domain-containing sensor histidine kinase: protein MDIYSQKSTWKIYLTIGGIVIVAASMLYTNYLANQLAKQEEKWAVYWQSAYEIVNFSDEEELDNCDYTLQQLIMTGNTSIPVILLDERGNVTDAINFGPELDEDKVYLQKVVERLQRQNVEPIKGFGADIYFLESKLLQQLRYYPRIQLLLISGFILFGYVSFNNARRSEQNRVWVGMAKETAHQLGTPISAIIAWLEHLKLIREKDEEVMEVVGELHNDVERLNLIADRFSKIGSTPVLQPVNIYEELEKCRAYMVRRAPRRVSFEFPHPAAGLLMAMINPPLFDWVIENLLRNALDAMQGKGTISASVYEDKSHIYIDVSDTGKGIPANKFKRVFQPGFTTKKRGWGLGLSLAKRIIEEYHSGKIFVKKSVENEGTTFSISLPKGKSQQLSTSKVIQKENA, encoded by the coding sequence GAGAAATGGGCCGTTTATTGGCAAAGTGCGTATGAAATTGTCAATTTTTCGGACGAAGAAGAATTGGATAATTGTGATTATACCTTACAGCAATTAATCATGACGGGTAATACCTCTATTCCCGTGATTTTATTGGATGAACGAGGAAATGTAACAGATGCTATCAACTTTGGCCCGGAATTAGACGAAGACAAGGTCTATTTGCAAAAAGTAGTAGAGCGCTTGCAACGACAAAATGTGGAGCCGATTAAGGGGTTTGGCGCAGATATTTATTTCTTAGAATCCAAACTTCTGCAGCAATTGCGCTATTATCCCAGAATACAGTTATTGCTTATTTCAGGCTTCATTCTATTTGGCTATGTGAGCTTTAATAATGCCCGCCGATCAGAGCAAAACCGGGTCTGGGTGGGGATGGCCAAAGAAACGGCGCATCAATTAGGTACGCCTATCTCTGCTATAATCGCCTGGTTGGAACACCTTAAATTAATAAGAGAAAAAGACGAAGAGGTTATGGAAGTAGTGGGAGAGTTGCACAATGATGTGGAACGCCTCAACCTCATTGCCGATCGTTTTTCCAAAATTGGCTCAACACCCGTTCTCCAACCCGTAAATATCTATGAGGAGTTGGAAAAATGTCGTGCTTATATGGTTCGCCGGGCGCCACGCCGGGTATCCTTCGAATTCCCTCATCCAGCCGCCGGTCTCCTGATGGCCATGATCAATCCACCGCTGTTTGACTGGGTTATCGAAAACCTATTGCGAAATGCACTTGATGCCATGCAAGGAAAAGGTACGATCAGTGCCTCCGTTTATGAGGACAAAAGCCATATTTACATCGATGTCAGCGATACAGGAAAAGGCATTCCAGCCAACAAATTCAAACGCGTTTTTCAACCCGGGTTCACCACCAAAAAACGAGGTTGGGGCCTTGGCTTATCGCTGGCCAAAAGGATAATCGAGGAATACCATTCTGGTAAGATTTTCGTCAAAAAATCGGTAGAAAATGAAGGGACAACCTTTTCGATTAGCCTACCTAAAGGTAAATCACAGCAGTTGTCTACATCAAAAGTAATACAAAAGGAAAATGCATAA